Within the Butyrivibrio sp. AE3004 genome, the region GCTTGGCGGCGATAAAGATGATGATAAAGAATCACCGCTTTTACTTAGAGAAAAGAAGACAGCAAAAAAGCTGGATGAAATCCTGGAGTTTCCCGGAAAATACATAAATACGATTCAGCTTCTGACTCTTCTTATAAATATGATCCTCGGTGTGATCTATATCAGGATTTTAAGCAGTATCACTAATGGTCTCATAGGCGGCCTTTTCCAAAATAGTGCTGTATCACAGATATTGTCATATGTAATTGCTGTTCTGATTCTTATGTACGTTGTCCTTACCATAGGTGTTTTGATTCCTAGAAAGCTTGGGACAAGATACCCTGAGAAATGGGCGTATTTCGGTGTTGGAGCCATTACACTTATAATCAGATTTTTCAGTCCGTTTACAGGTCTTATCAGATTAACGGCCATGGGAATTTTAAGGATTTTTGGCTTTCATTGGGATGCTGATGACAATGATGTAACTGAAGAAGAGATAAAATCCATGGTATCGGAAGGTCAGGAACAGGGTGTTTTGCAGGATTCGGAAGCAGATATGATTTCCAACATATTTGAGTTCTCCGATAAACAGGCACAGGACATTATGACCAACAGAAATGCTATGGTATGTATTGATGGCAATACCACGCTGAAGGAAGCTGTTGATTTTATGCTTAATATGAATAACAGCAGATTTCCTGTATATCTTGATAATATAGACCATATTATCGGTATACTTCATATAAGAGATGCCATGAAAAAGCTTTCAGAGCATACTGATGATGATACGCCTTTAAGGAAGACCAGAGGTCTTTTAAGATCACCGAGAAATGTTCCGGAGACAAGAAATATAGACAGCCTTTTTCATGATATGCAAAAGTCCAAGACTCAGATGGTTATAGTTATCGATGAGTACGGACAAACCGCAGGTCTCGTCTCAATGGAAGATATCATTGAAGAGATTGTTGGAAATATTATGGATGAATATGATAAGGATGAGGACTACATAGAGGCAACATCCAATGAAGATGAGTTCATAATAGAAGGAAAAACACCTCTTGAGGATCTAGAGGACAGATTTGGAATAGAGTTTGATGATGCAAACTTTGAAACAGTCAACGGACTTCTTATTTCAAAACTCGACAGAATTCCGAAGGAGGGGGAAGAATTTACTGCTGAGATCGGAGGTTATTCCTTCAAGATTCTTTCAGTAAAAAATCACATGATCCAAAGCGTTCTGGTTAAAAGAATCACGGAAAACAAATCCGAAAAAACCGGAGACGATCAGGAAAATACAGAAATTTAATTTATTTAGGAGGATACAATGTCAGGACATTCAAAATTTGCTAACATTAAGCATAAGAAGGAGAAAAACGATGCTGCGAAAGGTAAGATCTTCACAGTAATCGGACGTGAGATTGCGGTAGCAGTTAAGGAAGGCGGTCCTGATCCGTCCAATAACTTTAAGCTTGCTCAGGTTATTGCAAAAGCAAAGGCTAACAATATGCCTAATGACACAATCGAGCGTGGTATTAAGAAGGCTGCAGGTGCTGATGGCAGTGTTGATTATCAGAATCTTACATATGAAGGATATGGTCCGGGCGGTACCGCTATTATCGTTGACACACTTACAGATAATACAAACCGTACAGCTGCAAATGTAAGAGCCGCTTTTTCAAAGGGCAACGGCAATATCGGTACACAGGGCTGCGTATCATACATGTTTGATAAAAAGGGTCAGATTCTTATCGATAAGGAAGAGTGCTCAATGGGTGCTGACGACCTTATGATGCTTGTACTTGATGCTGGTGCAGATGATTTCAATGAGGAAGAGGACAGCTACGAAATTCTTACAACTCCCGAGGCATTCCAGGGTGTTGTTGAAGCACTTGAGAATGAGAAGATTGCAACAGTATCTGCTGAGATTACAATGATTCCTCAGAATTATGTTGAAGTTACTGATGAGGAAAATGTTAAGCGCATTCAGAGAATTCTTGATATTCTTGAAGAAGATGATGATGTTCAGGCTGTTTATCACAACTGGGATGACAGCTCTGTAGAATAAAACGTTGCATCAATTGTTTATTATAAAAAAATAATATAACAGGTTATGGGGAGGCCTTGAGATGAAGCTGAAAAAGACATGGATTGGAATTTGTGTCGGGGTAATGTATGTTCTTGGAATGATATTTGCCATAGGAGTTACCGGCTTTGTTTCGGGGCTGCTTCCATCTTATAACAGATATCTTGTTGCAGGTGTTGGGATCGCGGCATGTGCGATTGCTTCACTTGTTATCTCATGGATTCTCAGTATCATTGGAGACAAAATCAATGATATTGAAAATGTAAACAATTTTAGAAGACCTATATGGCTTGAAATTGTTATTGTTATAGCGCTTATTATTACAGGGATATTTACTTACAGCCGATATGCAATGCTTGTAACTGAATTTAGCGGGAATATCTCTCTTTATGATAGTGCAATTGTTGTTCAAAATACGCAGAATGTACAGACTTTTGGTATTGCAGACAGCCTGTATGTAGGACTTTTGAGAAGTGTGATCAGCTTTCTTGGGAATACATTGGGAGCTGCTTTGTTATTGAATATTGCACTTAGGATTGCTATGGCTGTTTTTGTGTACATAGCGGTAAGATTAAGCATGGGAATGGCTTCTGCCATCATAGCAGGAGGCTTACTGTTAGCAATACCCGCATTTGGTTACTCAACCCGGGAAATAGGTTCGGATCAGCTGATTTTAACAGCCTTTGCATTTGAACTTTTACTTGCTGTAATTTATGTAAAGGGCTTTGAAAAAAGTATAGGCAATCATATTGTATATAAAATTATAAGTGTGATTTTTGGCGCACTTACAGGTGCGATGATTTACTTTGAAGCCGGCAGTGCTGTGGTTATTGTGTTTGCTTTAAGCGCATGGATGCTTGCTGATATGTGCGGCGATACATTTAATGTTTGCATAAACGAAATATTAGCTTTGTTTTCCGGAGTGGCCGCTTTTATAGGCATGCTTGCCCTTGAAGGTGGAATAGACAGAATTTATGATACGTATCATGCCTGGACCTGGAGATTTTACGGATTCAATGACAGTTCCTGGATCAAAATGATAAATGATTCTATTCCCAACACCTATTTTGCAGTGGGGCTGCTTGCAGCTGCTTTACTTCCTGCATGGCTTACTCTTATTCGTGACAGATGTGAGAGAATAGTTCCCTGGCTTGCTTTTTCGGTAATTGGAATTGTTTTATCACTATTTCTCGGTGAAACGGTCATGAACAGTGAAGTTTTTATAATCACTGCAATAGTATTACTTATAAGCTGCGGAATATCATGTGCAGCGTATAATGATATCGCTAAAGATATCACGGAAGAATCTAAAGAAGTAGCAGAAAAAGATGAAGTATCTTCAAAAGATCCGATAGGCAAAGATGAAGATGAATCTAAAGCTAAAACAAAAAATGAGACAGAAGCTTTGGATAAATCTTTAACTACTGATGAAACATCAGAAAAAAATGAAATCGGCGAAGATTTAGTTTCAGAAGAAACAGAGAAAAAAGACGAAGAAAAGAAAACTCCAAGATTTGTTCCTGAAGGTATGGTTTTACCTACAGGCGATGAAGACGAGGAGGATCTTGTTCCGAACTTCAATATGAAAAGGCAGGAAATGTCTGATATCGGAGTATTATCGATAGGACCTGCAAAGAAGAAACAAGAAAATGAAGTTCAGGAAGACAGTAAGAATCCGGAAGAACCCGATGCAAAGAGTACTTCGGAGGATAAAGATGACTTTGATATTATTACCGGTCCCGGTGATGATTTCGATATATAATTATTAGTTTTTACGAGGTTAATGTTGATGAGAGTTGAAGAGCTTAATACATATGAAGTATTGGAGCATAGAAGAATAGAGGACCTTAATTCAGACAGTTATATTGTCAGACATAAAAAGACAGGTGCCAGAGTTGCACTGCTTGCGAATGATGATAATAATAAGGTTTTTTACATTGGATTCAGAACTCCACCCAAGGATTCCACCGGAGTTGCACATATAATTGAACATACTGTACTTTGCGGATCACGGGAATTTCCTATAAAAGATCCTTTTGTTGAACTGGTTAAAGGATCGCTCAATACATTTATCAATGCCATGACATATCCGGATAAAACCGTTTATCCGGTTGCGAGCTGTAATGATGCGGATTTCCAGAATCTTATGCATGTTTATCTGGATGCCGTTTTTTATCCCAATATCTATAACACGGATAAGATTTTTAAGCAGGAAGGCTGGCATTACGAAATGGACAGCGCCGATGACGAATTGAAGATCAATGGTGTTGTTTATAACGAAATGAAGGGCGCATTTTCTTCAGCTGATGAGGTAGTTGCAAGACAAATAAGAAAATCTCTCTTTCCTGATACAACCTATGGAAAAGAATCCGGCGGAGATCCTGATGAAATATATAATCTGACTTACGATGAATATCTTGATTTTCACAGGAAATATTATCATCCCTCAAACAGCTATATCTATCTTTACGGAGATATGGATATGGCAGAAAAACTTAAATATATTGATGAAAAATATTTGTCTCATTTTGATTCCATTCATGTGAATTCCGAAATCGGACTTCAAACTCCGTTTGAGAAGCAAAAAACAGTTTGCTGTAAGTATCCGATCATGAATGAGGAATCGGAAAAAGATAATACATACCTTACTTTAAATTATTCTGTCGGAAGCAGTCTTGATGCGAAATTCTATATAGCTTTTGATATTTTGGATTACGCACTTTGTTCGGCGCCCGGAGCTCCGATAAAGAAGGCACTTATTGATAAGGGAATCGGAAGCGAAGTATTCAGTGATTATGACAATGGAATAATTCAGCCTGTCTTTTCAATAGTTGCTAAAAATGCCAACCCGGAGCAAAAAGACGAATTTTTAAAAACGATAGAAGATGTTCTGAAAAATCAGGTAAAGAACGGCATTGATAAAAAGGCACTTCTTGCCGGGATAAATGCTGATGAATTTAAGTACAGAGAAGCTGATTTCGGAAGATTTCCTAAGGGACTTCTTTATGGATTACAGGTTATGGACAGCTGGTTGTATGATGATACAAAGCCGTGGATAAACATAGAAGCAAATGCTACATTTGCAGAGTTGAAAAAAGAAGTAGATACAGGATATTTTGAAAGGCTTATAGAGAAATATCTTCTGAATAATACGCACAGCACAGTTCTGATAATGGAACCTGAAAAAGGTTTAACAGAGAAAAAGGATGAAGAACTCTGCCGGAAACTTCAGAAATATAAAGAAGCATTAAGTGATGAAGAAATTTCCGCGATAGTGAGAGAAACAGCTGAACTTAAAGAATATCAGGAGGAACCTGACAATCCTGAGGATCTTGCAAAAATACCGCTTCTTACAAGAGATGATATAAAGAAAGAAGCTGAAAAATTCATTAACGAAGAAAGATATGCCGGTAAACAAAAGATTCTGTTCCACAATATCTTTACAAATGAAATCGGTTATATAAATTTTGTTTTTGACATGAAAAATGTTCCGGACAGACTTCTTCCGTATACACCTCTTTTGAAGCTGCTACTCGGACTTATGGATACAGAGAACTATTCATATACTGATCTTTATAATGAGATAAATCTTCAGACCGGTGGAATAAATGCATCAATAAGTACATACACCGATTCAGGTGATGTTAAAAAGTTTACAACCACCTTTGAGGTTGCAGCAAAGGCATTATATTTGCAGCTTGATAAGGCATTTGATCTTGTTACGGAAATTTTATTAAAGACCAGGTTTGAGGATGAGAAAAGACTTTTGGAAATTCTCGATGAAACCTGTAGCAGACTTCGCTCCGAGCTTGCAGGTGCAGGACATCACAGTGCAGCACTTCGTGCGCTTTCATATGTGTCGGAGGCTGCTAAGATTTCTGATATGGTATCAGGCATCGGTGGATACAGAATGCTTGAAGAGGTGAGGGAAAAGCTTGCTGATAATAAAGCAACAGCACATGAAATTGCCGGTAATATGAAAGAGTTATGTGAAATTATTTTCAGACCGGAGAATCTTCTTGTTGACTATACTGCATCAGAGAAAGAGTATGACGGATTTGAAGAAAAGGTAATTTCATTTGCAAATAAGCTCCATACTGAGGAAATAAATACAACCGGATTTAAAGTGGAGTGCAATAAGGAAAATGAAGGCTTCCAGACAGCAGGACAGGTGCAGTACGTTTGCAGAGCAGGCAATTATGCTTCGAAGGGATTAAAGTATGATGGTGCATTAAGAGTGCTTAAGGTGATGCTTGGATATGATTATTTATGGAAAAACATCCGTGTACTTGGAGGTGCTTACGGCTGCATGAGCGGCTTTTCCAAAAACGGCGATTCATACTTTGTTACTTACAGGGATCCACATCTTTCAAGAAGTATTGATGTCTTTAAGGAAGCATCGGAATATATCAAGAACTTTGACGCTGATGAGAGAACAATTAATCAGTTTGTTATCGGTGCGATCAGTGATCTTGATACACCCAAAACACCTTCAACAAAGGGCGCTTACGGACTTACTGCTTATCTTTGCAAAGCAAATATGAAAGATATTCAAAAGGACAGAGATTCGCTCCTTGCTACCGATCTTGAAAAGATAAGAAGTCTTTCAGCATACGTGGATGCATTTATGGAAGATGAATGTCTGTGTGTTGTAGGCGATGGCAATAAGATTGTACAAAGCAAGGATTTATTTGGGAAAGTGGAGCAGCTTATTTATGCAGGAAAATCTGAATGATAGAAATTTAAGTTTAAAATGCGGCTATGTTACTCTTATAGGAAGACCGAATGTAGGAAAATCTACACTGATGAATCATCTGATAGGTCAAAAGATTGCTATTACTTCTCATAAACCACAAACTACACGTGGAAGAATACAAACGGTTTATACAGATGATCGCGGACAGATTGTTTTTTTGGATACTCCCGGAATACATGAGTCAAAAAACAAACTTGGAGAATACATGGTCAATGTGGCAACTAAAACCATGGAAGAAGTAGATCTTATACTCTGGCTTGTTGAACCGAGCACATTTATAGGTGACGGAGAACACATGATAATCGATCAGCTGAGGGAGTGCGGTAAGCAGGTGATTCTTGTAATAAATAAGATAGATACCGTTTCCGCTGACGATTTGCAAAGCTTTATAGATGCTTATAAAAAGGAAATGGATTACGCCGACATTGTGACGGTATCCGCACTGAAAAGTAATAATCTTGATGAATTGATGCAAAAGATGTTTGACAGACTTCCTTATGGAGATCCTTTTTATGATGATGAAACTCTTACTGATCAATCTGAAAGAGATATTGTCAGTGAAATAATCCGCGAAAAGGCACTCAGGCTTCTTTCGGATGAAGTTCCTCATGGTATTGCAGTTACAGTGGAAACAATGAAAACAAGGAAAACAAGGAAACAGACTGCTCCCGTTAAAAAGAAAAAATCAAAGCATGTGCATCCTCCCAAAAAAGGAAAAAGTGAAAGCAACAATGATCTTGAAGCTATGCTTGCAGCCTTAAAAGGTGGTGCAACAGATGCTGCTGATGTTTCCGACGAGACTCAAATAATGGATATTGAAGCATCCATTATTTGTGAAAGAGATTCTCACAAAGGGATCATTATTGGTAAAGGTGGATCAATGCTTAAAGAGATTGGTTCACAGGCAAGAGGCGATATTGAAAATATGGTTGGTTGTAAGGTTAATCTTCAGCTGTTTGTAAAGGTCAGAAAAGACTGGAGAAATGACACTGTTCAAATGAAGAACTTTGGATATAAGAACACTAAGTAATCGAGGAATAAATGGTTGAATTTACCACTGTAAACGGAATAATAATAAAGAGGGCTCCTGTTGGAGATTATGACTTTATTGTTACAATTCTCACTTCCGAACGTGGAAAGATTTCAGCCTTTGCTAAAGGCTCAAGACGCCCCGGAAATCATCTTTCCGGTGTTGTTGAGCCTTTTTGTTTTGGAGAATTCAAGCTCTATGAAGGCAGAACATCTTATACAATTCAGGAAGCGAGAATTGTAAACTACTTTGAATTTTTCAGAAATGATTTTAATGGTTCCATGTATGGAATGTTTTTTCTTGAACTTGCTGATTACTATTCAAGAGAAAATAATGATGAGCGTGAGCTTCTTAAGCTTTTATATCAATCACTTCGCGCTCTGGAGGCTGAGAATTTCGATAATAAACTTGTAAGATGTGTGTACGAGATAAAAAGTCTCGTAATAAATGGAGAATATCCCGGTATTCCAACGGACAGAAAGTATGAAGAATCTACTGCATATACACTTGAGTTTATAAGAACCAGCTCTATAGGAAAACTATATTCGTTTGCTGTTACAAAGGACGTACTTTATGAGCTTCTTCATATTTGTGATATATATAGGAAGACGTTCATTGATCGTAAATTAAATAGTCTTGAAATGATACAAATGATAGAAACCTGATTTTTTAATTGGTAAATATTTGAAAAAGCATAAAATGCGTTATATAATCATAAAAGTGTGCGTAGAGGGCATGTTAATTTTTGTGTATATGAGGTTATCCTTGTGAAAAGAAAAATATCAATAAATTTTATATTGTGTTTCGTAATCGTATTTTCCATTATGCTTACAGCCTGCAAAGACGATTCTGAAAGTGGGAAAAGTGACAGATCTTCAATCGAAATAAAAAAAGACGGTTCTGTAATCAGCACAATGGTTGAAGATTTTAATGAAAGCTATTACAGTATTGATGAACTTCGTGAGATGACTGAAAATGAAATAAATGCATTTGTTGTATCAAACGGGGAGAATACAGCATCACTTAAATCAATCGATAAGGATGGCGAAAAAGTAAAACTCGTAATTAAATTCGCAAGTGCATCCGATTATGCTCATTTCAATAATGAGACTCTTGTATATGAAACAGTATCGGAAGCCAGATTATCCGGACAGATAGATGTAAATTCACTTGTTGATAAGGATGGGAATGCTATAGACAGCGAGAAAGTCGATAAACTTGAAAATAAACATGTGATTATTTCAGGGTCAAAAAATATTATTTCCGTTCCATATAAAATAAAATATGTATCCGGCGGCATTTCTCTTGTTGATAAAAATACAGCAGATTTCTCAGCAGTAGCCGATGATACAGCCGTATGCATGGTTTTAGATAAGTAATATATGAGCATGTTGCTCTAAATAAATAACAAATGAGCGTATTGCTCGGAAAGAGGTTTTGGTTATGAAAGCAAATGAAAAAACAATGGAAAAAATCATTGCTCTTGCAAAGGGCAGGGGCTTTATCTATCCCGGAAGTGAGATCTATGGTGGTCTTGCAAACACATGGGATTACGGTAATCTCGGTGTTGAACTTAAGAATAATGTAAAGAAGGCATGGTGGCAGAAATTTATTCAGGAGAGCCCTTACAATGTAGGTGTTGATTGCGCTATACTTATGAATCCTCAGACTTGGGTAGCTTCAGGTCACCTTTCCAGCTTCTCAGATCCTCTTATGGATTGTAAGGAGTGCCATGAGCGTTTCAGAGCTGATCAGCTTATAGAGAATTTTGCTGCTGAGAACAATATTACACTTGAATCATCTGTTGACGGATGGAGCCAGGAGGAGATGAAGAAGTTCATCGATGATCATAATGTTCCATGCCCGTCATGCGGAAAACACAACTTTACTGACATTCGTCAGTTCAACCTTATGTTCAAGACATTCCAGGGTGTTACAGAGGATGCTAAGAATACTGTATATTTAAGACCTGAAACAGCGCAGGGTATTTTTGTTAATTTCAAAAATGTTCAGCGTACATCCAGAAAGAAGATTCCTTTCGGTATTGGTCAGATTGGTAAGTCTTTCAGAAATGAGATCACACCGGGTAACTTTACTTTCAGAACAAGAGAATTCGAACAGATGGAGCTCGAGTTCTTCTGTGAGCCTGAAACAGATCTTGAGTGGTTTGAGTATTGGAGACAGTTCTGCATTGACTGGCTTAAATCTCTTGGTATGAAGGAAGAAGAAATGAGAGTAAGAGACCATGATAAGGAAGAGCTTTCATTCTATTCCAAAGCTACAAGTGATATAGAGTTCATGTTCCCGTTTGGCTGGGGTGAGCTTTGGGGAATTGCTGACAGAACCAACTATGACCTTTCAAGACATCAGGAGGTATCTAAGGAAGACCTCACATACTTTGATGATACAAAGAATGAAAGATACATTCCTTATGTTATTGAACCTTCACTCGGAGCTGACCGTGTTGTACTTGCTTTCCTTTGCGGCGCTTATGATGAAGAAGAAATTGCTGAAGGAGATGTAAGAACAGTTCTTCATTTCCATCCCGCACTTGCTCCGGTTAAGATTGGGGTCCTTCCTCTTTCCAAAAAGCTTAACGAAGGCGCTGAAAAAATCTTTGCTCAGCTTTCAAAGAAATATAACTGCGAATTTGATGACAGAGGAAATATCGGTAAGAGATACAGAAGACAGGACGAAATTGGTACTCCTTTCTGTGTAACATATGATTTTGATTCTGAGACAGACGGAAAGGTTACTGTTCGTTTCCGTGACAGTATGGAACAGGAAAGAGTTGCAATTGATGAACTTGAAGCATACTTTGCAGATAAGTTTACCTTCTGATACATTTAAAAACTTTATTTAATAAGTTTTCGAGACGGAAAGGTATTGAAAAACAAAGGAGTTTATAGAATATATGAAACAATTTACAGCAAATGAACTGCGTAAGGCATGGAAGCAGTTTTATATAGACAGAGGACATGTTGATTGTGGTGCGGTTTCACTTGTATCTGACGGGTCAACAGGTGTTATGTTTAATGTTGCAGGTATGCAGCCTCTTATGCCGTATCTTCTTGGTAAGAAGCACCCTATGGGAACCAGACTCTGCAATGTTCAGGGATGTGTTCGTACCAATGATATTGATTCTGTAGGTGATAAGAGTCATGGTACATTCTTTGAAATGATGGGAAGCTGGTCACTTGGTGACTACTTTAAGAAGGAGCGTTGTCAGTGGAGCTTCGAACTTTTAACTCAGCTCTTTGGATTCGATGCAGATCATCTTGCTGCTACTGTTTTTGCAGGTGATGAGAATGCACCGAGGGATGAGGAAGGCGCTAAATATCGTATTGAATCAGGCTTTAAACCTGAGAATATTTTTTACCTTCCTGCTGAGGATAACTGGTGGGGACTTGAATATGGTCCCTGTGGTCCCGATAGTGAGATGTTCTATGTAAAGGATATTCCTGATTGCGGCCCTGATTGCGGTCCCGGATGTCATTGCGGAAAATATACAGAAATAGGTAATGATGTTTTCATGCAGTATGAGAAACATCATGACGGACATTTAACACCTCTTTCTCAGAAAAACGTTGATACAGGTTGGGGACTTGAGCGTATTCTTGCTTTCCTTAACGGAGTTGATGACGTTTATAAGATTGATCTGCATGCACCTGTTATTGCATACATTGAAAAAGAAAGCGGAATCAAATATGAGGCTGACGAAAAAACCACAAGATCAATGAGGATACTTGCTGATCATACACGTACTTCCGTTATGCTTATCGGAGATGAAGCTAAGCTTCTTCCTTCAAATACAGGAGCGGGATATATTTTAAGAAGACTTATTCGTCGTGCCGTAAGACATGCAAGAACACTTGGTCTTAACAAGGATCAGATTCTTGGCGTTGCGAAGATATATATAGATGAGTATGCTGAGAGCTATGAACATCTTGATAAGAATCGCAAGTTTGTTCTTACAGAACTTGAAAGAGAAATTACTCGTTTTGAATCAACTCTTGAAAACGGTATGAAAGAATTTAAGAAGATTCTTGATAAGACCGGTGCTGAAGGCAAGAAAGAAATAGAAGGAAAGGATGCATTTTTCCTTTACGATACTTTCGGCTTCCCTGTAGAACTTACTGTTGAACTTGCCGGTGAGGAAGGATTCACTGTTGATGAAAAGGGTTTTGCAGATTCTATGGAAGAGCAGAAGCAGAAGGCAAGAGATAACCAAAACTTCTCTGCAAACCTTAGTACAGGAGCAGGTGTATTTGATGGGCTTGATGAATCTGTTCAGGTGCAGTTCCTTGGTTATGATGCACTTGACTGCGATGGCAGTATTGTAGCTATGGCATCAGGTGATGCATTAACAGATGAACTTAAGGAAGGCGAGCAGGGCTCAATAATTACAAGCAAAACAACTTTCTATGGCACTATGGGCGGCCAGGTAGGTGACACAGGTGTTATTCTCGGAAAAGATGGTTCGAAATTTGAAGTTACAGAGACTGTTCATGTAGCAGGTGGAAGAACTGCGCATGTAGGAACTGTTGTAAGCGGCAGCTTTAAGAATTCTGATGAAGTTTCTCTTAAGGTTGATGCACAGGAAAGAGCAAAGACCTGCAGAAATCACTCAGCTACGCATCTTCTTCAGAAGGCTCTTCAAGAAGTTCTCGGAGACCATGTAGAGCAGGCAGGTTCTTATCAGGATACTGATAAGACAAGATTTGATTTTAGCCATCATCAGGCTATGACTCCTGATGAGATTCAAAAGGTTGAAGATCTTGTAAATAAGAAGATTGCTGAGGCCCTTCCTGTTGTTACGGAAGAGATGACAATGAAAGAAGCCAAAAAGACCGGAGCAATGGCTCTGTTTGGTGAGAAATATGGCGACAGAGTACGTGTTGTAAAGATGGGGGATTTCTCTATTGAGCTTTGCGGTGGTACTCATGTATCAAATACAAGCCATGTAGGCATGTTTAAGATTGTTTCGGAAAGCGGTGTTGCTGCCGGTGTGAGAAGAATAGAGGCTCTTACTGGTGATAATGCCAGAAATTATTACAAGAATGTAGAGGCTACTCTTAATGATGCAGCAAAACTTCTTAAAGCAAATACATCTGATGTTCTTACTCAGATAAAGAAGCTTCAGGAAGAGCTTAAAGCATTAAAGAGCGAAAATGAATCGCTTAAGAGCAAGGAAGCGCAGGCTGCTCTTGGGGATGTAATGGATAGCGTAAAGGATATTAAGGGCGTTAAACTTATTGCACAGAGTGTAAAGGGAGTTGACATGAACGGCCTTAGAGATCTTGGAGACCAGCTTAAGGGTAAACTTGGTGAAGGTGTTGTAGTTCTTGTTTCCGAACTTGACGGCAAAGTTAACCTTATGGCTATGGCAACCGAAGAAGCTATTTCAAAGGGTGCTCATGCAGGTAACCTTGTAAAAGCAATTGCCGGTAAAGTAGGTGGCGGCGGTGGTGGTCGCCCTAATATGGCACAGGCAGGTGGCAAGAATCCTGCAGGTATTCCTGATGCTATTGCTGAAACAGAAAAAGCACTTGAATTACAGATAAAATAAATAGATAAATAAATATTTTTAGATCTTTTTAATTTGCTCTTGACGGGGCCTGAAATTATGGTATAATCTATAGATGTTATGTGGGCTAATGCTCAAAGACATAGCAAATAACCCTGGTGCCCGTTAAGGAAGGGTCTGAAGGGAGGGTAAGAGTAGAGAATGTCAACAGTTATTGTAAAAGAGAACGAAACTTTAGACAGCGCATTACGTCGCTTTAAGAGAAGCTGTGCTAAGGCTGGCATCCAGCAGGAGATTCGTAAAAGAGAACATTACGAGAAGCCAAGCGTAAAGCGTAAGAAAAAGTCTGAAGCAGCTAGAAAACGTAAATATAATTAATAAAAATAAGTCCTTGGTTTATTTAAATCAAGGACTATTTTATTACATAAGAAATCTGTCTGAATTTCTATGTAATACATTTCTTACTAATTACTCCGCAAATTCATAGGACAAAATATGATATATATTATTTCGATAGTGTTTGCGATATTGATATTGTCAGTTATTGCGATCATTTATCATGATATGAATCACTTTGTTGTGAGAAACTATGA harbors:
- the recO gene encoding DNA repair protein RecO, which gives rise to MVEFTTVNGIIIKRAPVGDYDFIVTILTSERGKISAFAKGSRRPGNHLSGVVEPFCFGEFKLYEGRTSYTIQEARIVNYFEFFRNDFNGSMYGMFFLELADYYSRENNDERELLKLLYQSLRALEAENFDNKLVRCVYEIKSLVINGEYPGIPTDRKYEESTAYTLEFIRTSSIGKLYSFAVTKDVLYELLHICDIYRKTFIDRKLNSLEMIQMIET
- the rpsU gene encoding 30S ribosomal protein S21 — protein: MSTVIVKENETLDSALRRFKRSCAKAGIQQEIRKREHYEKPSVKRKKKSEAARKRKYN
- the alaS gene encoding alanine--tRNA ligase; the protein is MKQFTANELRKAWKQFYIDRGHVDCGAVSLVSDGSTGVMFNVAGMQPLMPYLLGKKHPMGTRLCNVQGCVRTNDIDSVGDKSHGTFFEMMGSWSLGDYFKKERCQWSFELLTQLFGFDADHLAATVFAGDENAPRDEEGAKYRIESGFKPENIFYLPAEDNWWGLEYGPCGPDSEMFYVKDIPDCGPDCGPGCHCGKYTEIGNDVFMQYEKHHDGHLTPLSQKNVDTGWGLERILAFLNGVDDVYKIDLHAPVIAYIEKESGIKYEADEKTTRSMRILADHTRTSVMLIGDEAKLLPSNTGAGYILRRLIRRAVRHARTLGLNKDQILGVAKIYIDEYAESYEHLDKNRKFVLTELEREITRFESTLENGMKEFKKILDKTGAEGKKEIEGKDAFFLYDTFGFPVELTVELAGEEGFTVDEKGFADSMEEQKQKARDNQNFSANLSTGAGVFDGLDESVQVQFLGYDALDCDGSIVAMASGDALTDELKEGEQGSIITSKTTFYGTMGGQVGDTGVILGKDGSKFEVTETVHVAGGRTAHVGTVVSGSFKNSDEVSLKVDAQERAKTCRNHSATHLLQKALQEVLGDHVEQAGSYQDTDKTRFDFSHHQAMTPDEIQKVEDLVNKKIAEALPVVTEEMTMKEAKKTGAMALFGEKYGDRVRVVKMGDFSIELCGGTHVSNTSHVGMFKIVSESGVAAGVRRIEALTGDNARNYYKNVEATLNDAAKLLKANTSDVLTQIKKLQEELKALKSENESLKSKEAQAALGDVMDSVKDIKGVKLIAQSVKGVDMNGLRDLGDQLKGKLGEGVVVLVSELDGKVNLMAMATEEAISKGAHAGNLVKAIAGKVGGGGGGRPNMAQAGGKNPAGIPDAIAETEKALELQIK
- a CDS encoding glycine--tRNA ligase produces the protein MKANEKTMEKIIALAKGRGFIYPGSEIYGGLANTWDYGNLGVELKNNVKKAWWQKFIQESPYNVGVDCAILMNPQTWVASGHLSSFSDPLMDCKECHERFRADQLIENFAAENNITLESSVDGWSQEEMKKFIDDHNVPCPSCGKHNFTDIRQFNLMFKTFQGVTEDAKNTVYLRPETAQGIFVNFKNVQRTSRKKIPFGIGQIGKSFRNEITPGNFTFRTREFEQMELEFFCEPETDLEWFEYWRQFCIDWLKSLGMKEEEMRVRDHDKEELSFYSKATSDIEFMFPFGWGELWGIADRTNYDLSRHQEVSKEDLTYFDDTKNERYIPYVIEPSLGADRVVLAFLCGAYDEEEIAEGDVRTVLHFHPALAPVKIGVLPLSKKLNEGAEKIFAQLSKKYNCEFDDRGNIGKRYRRQDEIGTPFCVTYDFDSETDGKVTVRFRDSMEQERVAIDELEAYFADKFTF
- the era gene encoding GTPase Era, which translates into the protein MQENLNDRNLSLKCGYVTLIGRPNVGKSTLMNHLIGQKIAITSHKPQTTRGRIQTVYTDDRGQIVFLDTPGIHESKNKLGEYMVNVATKTMEEVDLILWLVEPSTFIGDGEHMIIDQLRECGKQVILVINKIDTVSADDLQSFIDAYKKEMDYADIVTVSALKSNNLDELMQKMFDRLPYGDPFYDDETLTDQSERDIVSEIIREKALRLLSDEVPHGIAVTVETMKTRKTRKQTAPVKKKKSKHVHPPKKGKSESNNDLEAMLAALKGGATDAADVSDETQIMDIEASIICERDSHKGIIIGKGGSMLKEIGSQARGDIENMVGCKVNLQLFVKVRKDWRNDTVQMKNFGYKNTK